A single region of the Thermoanaerobacterium aotearoense genome encodes:
- a CDS encoding 4Fe-4S binding protein: MKQVIFNENLCKSCELCVEACPKHIIEMDKDKLNVKGYHPAMIKEENMEKCISCGFCAIMCPDTVITVIK; this comes from the coding sequence TTGAAGCAAGTCATATTTAACGAAAACTTGTGCAAAAGCTGTGAACTATGTGTTGAAGCATGTCCAAAACACATAATAGAAATGGACAAAGACAAACTAAACGTAAAAGGATACCATCCAGCCATGATAAAAGAAGAAAATATGGAAAAATGCATAAGCTGCGGATTCTGCGCAATAATGTGCCCAGACACAGTCATAACAGTTATAAAATAA